A region from the Canis lupus dingo isolate Sandy chromosome 9, ASM325472v2, whole genome shotgun sequence genome encodes:
- the DUS1L gene encoding tRNA-dihydrouridine(16/17) synthase [NAD(P)(+)]-like isoform X6, whose amino-acid sequence MPKLQGFEFWSRTLGGARHVVAPMVDQSELAWRLLSRRHGAQLCYTPMLHAQVFVRDANYRKENLYCEVCPEDRPLIVQFCANDPEVFVQAALLAQDYCDAIDLNLGCPQMIAKRGVQARGQPWLRARRFSSESEGLLVGPRLPGSHGVRCPGAPPAGHYGAFLQEEWDLLQRMILLAHEKLSVPVTCKIRVFPEIDKTVKYAQMLEKAGCQLLTVHGRTKEQKGPLSGTASWEHIKAVRKAVAIPVFANGNIQCLRDVERCIQDTGVQGVMSAEGNLHNPALFEGRSPAVWELAEEYLDIVRQHPCPLSYVRAHLFKLWHHTLQVHQELREELAKVKTLEGVTAVNQELKLRCQEDISRQKEGEKPSGGLPFFHWICQPYFRPGPREGSKENGGARSKRALEEEEGGTDVLSKNKQKKQLRNPHKTFDPSLKPKYAKCDQCGNPKVCVQPVPGLLQEASFQRGCRLPRSRIAF is encoded by the exons ATGCCAAAGCTGCAGGGCTTCGAGTTCTGGAGCCGCACCTTGGGGGGCGCTCGCCACGTGGTGGCGCCCATGGTGGACCAGAGTGAGCTGGCTTGGAGGCTGCTGAGCCGCCGGCACGGGGCCCAGCTCTGCTACACCCCCATGCTGCACGCCCAGGTCTTCGTCCGCGATGCCAACTACCGGAAGGAGAACCTGTACTGCGAAGTGTGCCCCGAGGACCGGCCTCTCATTGtgcag TTCTGTGCCAATGACCCAGAGGTGTTCGTCCAGGCGGCTCTCCTGGCTCAGGATTACTGTGACGCCATCGACCTGAATTTGGGCTGCCCGCAGATGATAGCCAAGCGAG GTGTGCAGGCGAGAGGTCAGCCCTGGCTCCGGGCCCGGAGGTTTTCTTCAGAGTCCGAGGGATTGCTGGTTGGTCCAAGACTGCCGGGCAGCCATGGTGTGCGGTGCCCTGGAGCTCCTCCCGCAG GTCACTATGGTGCCTTCCTGCAGGAGGAGTGGGACCTGCTCCAGAGAATGA TTCTGCTGGCTCATGAGAAACTCTCTGTCCCCGTCACATGCAAGATCCGTGTCTTCCCAGAGATTGACAAGACCGTGAAGTATGCCCAGATGCTGGAGAAGGCTGGCTGCCAG CTGCTGACTGTGCACGGGCGCACCAAGGAGCAGAAGGGGCCCTTGTCGGGCACTGCGTCCTGGGAGCACATCAAGGCCGTGCG GAAGGCAGTAGCCATCCCCGTGTTTGCCAACGGGAACATCCAGTGCCTACGGGATGTGGAGCGTTGCATCCAGGACACAGGGGTTCAGGGGGTCATGAGTGCAG AGGGCAACCTGCACAACCCTGCCCTGTTTGAGGGCCGCAGCCCTGCCGTGTGGGAGCTGGCCGAGGAGTACCTAGACATCGTGCGgcagcacccctgccccctgtcCTACGTCCGGGCCCACCTCTTCAAGCTGTGGCACCACAC GCTGCAGGTGCACCAGGAGCTTCGAGAGGAGCTGGCCAAAGTGAAGACCCTGGAGGGTGTCACGGCCGTGAACCAGGAGCTGAAGCTGCGGTGTCAG GAGGACatttccaggcagaaggagggagagaagccctCCGGCGGCTTGCCTTTCTTCCACTGGATCTGCCAGCCCTACTTCCGGCCAGG GCCCAGGGAAGGGAGCAAGGAGAACGGGGGAGCCCGCAGCAAGcgggccctggaggaggaggagggcggcaCAGACGTGCTCTCCAAGAACAAGCAGAAGAAGCAGCTGAGGAACCCCCACAAGACCTTCGATCCCTCGCTGAAGC CAAAATATGCGAAGTGTGATCAGTGCGGAAACCCAAAG GTGTGTGTTCAACCTGTGCCGGGGCTGCTGCAAGAAGCGAGCTTTCAGAGAGGCTGCCGACTGCCCAG GTCACGGATTGCTTTTTAA
- the DUS1L gene encoding tRNA-dihydrouridine(16/17) synthase [NAD(P)(+)]-like isoform X1 yields MPKLQGFEFWSRTLGGARHVVAPMVDQSELAWRLLSRRHGAQLCYTPMLHAQVFVRDANYRKENLYCEVCPEDRPLIVQFCANDPEVFVQAALLAQDYCDAIDLNLGCPQMIAKRGVQARGQPWLRARRFSSESEGLLVGPRLPGSHGVRCPGAPPAGHYGAFLQEEWDLLQRMILLAHEKLSVPVTCKIRVFPEIDKTVKYAQMLEKAGCQLLTVHGRTKEQKGPLSGTASWEHIKAVRKAVAIPVFANGNIQCLRDVERCIQDTGVQGVMSAEGNLHNPALFEGRSPAVWELAEEYLDIVRQHPCPLSYVRAHLFKLWHHTLQVHQELREELAKVKTLEGVTAVNQELKLRCQEDISRQKEGEKPSGGLPFFHWICQPYFRPGPREGSKENGGARSKRALEEEEGGTDVLSKNKQKKQLRNPHKTFDPSLKPKYAKCDQCGNPKVCVQPVPGLLQEASFQRGCRLPREPPATQHRRMSWSSPWPPLGARKCCTREQAPRLDLSPPRNVYSKVNNKSFQRRAI; encoded by the exons ATGCCAAAGCTGCAGGGCTTCGAGTTCTGGAGCCGCACCTTGGGGGGCGCTCGCCACGTGGTGGCGCCCATGGTGGACCAGAGTGAGCTGGCTTGGAGGCTGCTGAGCCGCCGGCACGGGGCCCAGCTCTGCTACACCCCCATGCTGCACGCCCAGGTCTTCGTCCGCGATGCCAACTACCGGAAGGAGAACCTGTACTGCGAAGTGTGCCCCGAGGACCGGCCTCTCATTGtgcag TTCTGTGCCAATGACCCAGAGGTGTTCGTCCAGGCGGCTCTCCTGGCTCAGGATTACTGTGACGCCATCGACCTGAATTTGGGCTGCCCGCAGATGATAGCCAAGCGAG GTGTGCAGGCGAGAGGTCAGCCCTGGCTCCGGGCCCGGAGGTTTTCTTCAGAGTCCGAGGGATTGCTGGTTGGTCCAAGACTGCCGGGCAGCCATGGTGTGCGGTGCCCTGGAGCTCCTCCCGCAG GTCACTATGGTGCCTTCCTGCAGGAGGAGTGGGACCTGCTCCAGAGAATGA TTCTGCTGGCTCATGAGAAACTCTCTGTCCCCGTCACATGCAAGATCCGTGTCTTCCCAGAGATTGACAAGACCGTGAAGTATGCCCAGATGCTGGAGAAGGCTGGCTGCCAG CTGCTGACTGTGCACGGGCGCACCAAGGAGCAGAAGGGGCCCTTGTCGGGCACTGCGTCCTGGGAGCACATCAAGGCCGTGCG GAAGGCAGTAGCCATCCCCGTGTTTGCCAACGGGAACATCCAGTGCCTACGGGATGTGGAGCGTTGCATCCAGGACACAGGGGTTCAGGGGGTCATGAGTGCAG AGGGCAACCTGCACAACCCTGCCCTGTTTGAGGGCCGCAGCCCTGCCGTGTGGGAGCTGGCCGAGGAGTACCTAGACATCGTGCGgcagcacccctgccccctgtcCTACGTCCGGGCCCACCTCTTCAAGCTGTGGCACCACAC GCTGCAGGTGCACCAGGAGCTTCGAGAGGAGCTGGCCAAAGTGAAGACCCTGGAGGGTGTCACGGCCGTGAACCAGGAGCTGAAGCTGCGGTGTCAG GAGGACatttccaggcagaaggagggagagaagccctCCGGCGGCTTGCCTTTCTTCCACTGGATCTGCCAGCCCTACTTCCGGCCAGG GCCCAGGGAAGGGAGCAAGGAGAACGGGGGAGCCCGCAGCAAGcgggccctggaggaggaggagggcggcaCAGACGTGCTCTCCAAGAACAAGCAGAAGAAGCAGCTGAGGAACCCCCACAAGACCTTCGATCCCTCGCTGAAGC CAAAATATGCGAAGTGTGATCAGTGCGGAAACCCAAAG GTGTGTGTTCAACCTGTGCCGGGGCTGCTGCAAGAAGCGAGCTTTCAGAGAGGCTGCCGACTGCCCAG GGAACCTCCCGCTACTCAACATAGAAGGATGAGCTGGTCTTCCCCTTGGCCTCCGCTGGGAGCCCGGAAATGCTGCACCAGGGAGCAGGCTCCCAGGCTGGACCTGTCCCCTCCTCGCAACGTGTATTCAAAAGTGaacaataaatcttttcaaagacGTGCGATCTGA
- the DUS1L gene encoding tRNA-dihydrouridine(16/17) synthase [NAD(P)(+)]-like isoform X7: MPKLQGFEFWSRTLGGARHVVAPMVDQSELAWRLLSRRHGAQLCYTPMLHAQVFVRDANYRKENLYCEVCPEDRPLIVQFCANDPEVFVQAALLAQDYCDAIDLNLGCPQMIAKRGHYGAFLQEEWDLLQRMILLAHEKLSVPVTCKIRVFPEIDKTVKYAQMLEKAGCQLLTVHGRTKEQKGPLSGTASWEHIKAVRKAVAIPVFANGNIQCLRDVERCIQDTGVQGVMSAEGNLHNPALFEGRSPAVWELAEEYLDIVRQHPCPLSYVRAHLFKLWHHTLQVHQELREELAKVKTLEGVTAVNQELKLRCQEDISRQKEGEKPSGGLPFFHWICQPYFRPGPREGSKENGGARSKRALEEEEGGTDVLSKNKQKKQLRNPHKTFDPSLKPKYAKCDQCGNPKGNRCVFNLCRGCCKKRAFREAADCPGNLPLLNIEG, translated from the exons ATGCCAAAGCTGCAGGGCTTCGAGTTCTGGAGCCGCACCTTGGGGGGCGCTCGCCACGTGGTGGCGCCCATGGTGGACCAGAGTGAGCTGGCTTGGAGGCTGCTGAGCCGCCGGCACGGGGCCCAGCTCTGCTACACCCCCATGCTGCACGCCCAGGTCTTCGTCCGCGATGCCAACTACCGGAAGGAGAACCTGTACTGCGAAGTGTGCCCCGAGGACCGGCCTCTCATTGtgcag TTCTGTGCCAATGACCCAGAGGTGTTCGTCCAGGCGGCTCTCCTGGCTCAGGATTACTGTGACGCCATCGACCTGAATTTGGGCTGCCCGCAGATGATAGCCAAGCGAG GTCACTATGGTGCCTTCCTGCAGGAGGAGTGGGACCTGCTCCAGAGAATGA TTCTGCTGGCTCATGAGAAACTCTCTGTCCCCGTCACATGCAAGATCCGTGTCTTCCCAGAGATTGACAAGACCGTGAAGTATGCCCAGATGCTGGAGAAGGCTGGCTGCCAG CTGCTGACTGTGCACGGGCGCACCAAGGAGCAGAAGGGGCCCTTGTCGGGCACTGCGTCCTGGGAGCACATCAAGGCCGTGCG GAAGGCAGTAGCCATCCCCGTGTTTGCCAACGGGAACATCCAGTGCCTACGGGATGTGGAGCGTTGCATCCAGGACACAGGGGTTCAGGGGGTCATGAGTGCAG AGGGCAACCTGCACAACCCTGCCCTGTTTGAGGGCCGCAGCCCTGCCGTGTGGGAGCTGGCCGAGGAGTACCTAGACATCGTGCGgcagcacccctgccccctgtcCTACGTCCGGGCCCACCTCTTCAAGCTGTGGCACCACAC GCTGCAGGTGCACCAGGAGCTTCGAGAGGAGCTGGCCAAAGTGAAGACCCTGGAGGGTGTCACGGCCGTGAACCAGGAGCTGAAGCTGCGGTGTCAG GAGGACatttccaggcagaaggagggagagaagccctCCGGCGGCTTGCCTTTCTTCCACTGGATCTGCCAGCCCTACTTCCGGCCAGG GCCCAGGGAAGGGAGCAAGGAGAACGGGGGAGCCCGCAGCAAGcgggccctggaggaggaggagggcggcaCAGACGTGCTCTCCAAGAACAAGCAGAAGAAGCAGCTGAGGAACCCCCACAAGACCTTCGATCCCTCGCTGAAGC CAAAATATGCGAAGTGTGATCAGTGCGGAAACCCAAAG GGTAATAGGTGTGTGTTCAACCTGTGCCGGGGCTGCTGCAAGAAGCGAGCTTTCAGAGAGGCTGCCGACTGCCCAG GGAACCTCCCGCTACTCAACATAGAAGGATGA
- the DUS1L gene encoding tRNA-dihydrouridine(16/17) synthase [NAD(P)(+)]-like isoform X5, which produces MPKLQGFEFWSRTLGGARHVVAPMVDQSELAWRLLSRRHGAQLCYTPMLHAQVFVRDANYRKENLYCEVCPEDRPLIVQFCANDPEVFVQAALLAQDYCDAIDLNLGCPQMIAKRGHYGAFLQEEWDLLQRMILLAHEKLSVPVTCKIRVFPEIDKTVKYAQMLEKAGCQLLTVHGRTKEQKGPLSGTASWEHIKAVRKAVAIPVFANGNIQCLRDVERCIQDTGVQGVMSAEGNLHNPALFEGRSPAVWELAEEYLDIVRQHPCPLSYVRAHLFKLWHHTLQVHQELREELAKVKTLEGVTAVNQELKLRCQEDISRQKEGEKPSGGLPFFHWICQPYFRPGPREGSKENGGARSKRALEEEEGGTDVLSKNKQKKQLRNPHKTFDPSLKPKYAKCDQCGNPKGNRCVFNLCRGCCKKRAFREAADCPGHGLLFKTKLEKSLAWKGAQSRLQEPQPAGSGEPGGFPEVVGSALA; this is translated from the exons ATGCCAAAGCTGCAGGGCTTCGAGTTCTGGAGCCGCACCTTGGGGGGCGCTCGCCACGTGGTGGCGCCCATGGTGGACCAGAGTGAGCTGGCTTGGAGGCTGCTGAGCCGCCGGCACGGGGCCCAGCTCTGCTACACCCCCATGCTGCACGCCCAGGTCTTCGTCCGCGATGCCAACTACCGGAAGGAGAACCTGTACTGCGAAGTGTGCCCCGAGGACCGGCCTCTCATTGtgcag TTCTGTGCCAATGACCCAGAGGTGTTCGTCCAGGCGGCTCTCCTGGCTCAGGATTACTGTGACGCCATCGACCTGAATTTGGGCTGCCCGCAGATGATAGCCAAGCGAG GTCACTATGGTGCCTTCCTGCAGGAGGAGTGGGACCTGCTCCAGAGAATGA TTCTGCTGGCTCATGAGAAACTCTCTGTCCCCGTCACATGCAAGATCCGTGTCTTCCCAGAGATTGACAAGACCGTGAAGTATGCCCAGATGCTGGAGAAGGCTGGCTGCCAG CTGCTGACTGTGCACGGGCGCACCAAGGAGCAGAAGGGGCCCTTGTCGGGCACTGCGTCCTGGGAGCACATCAAGGCCGTGCG GAAGGCAGTAGCCATCCCCGTGTTTGCCAACGGGAACATCCAGTGCCTACGGGATGTGGAGCGTTGCATCCAGGACACAGGGGTTCAGGGGGTCATGAGTGCAG AGGGCAACCTGCACAACCCTGCCCTGTTTGAGGGCCGCAGCCCTGCCGTGTGGGAGCTGGCCGAGGAGTACCTAGACATCGTGCGgcagcacccctgccccctgtcCTACGTCCGGGCCCACCTCTTCAAGCTGTGGCACCACAC GCTGCAGGTGCACCAGGAGCTTCGAGAGGAGCTGGCCAAAGTGAAGACCCTGGAGGGTGTCACGGCCGTGAACCAGGAGCTGAAGCTGCGGTGTCAG GAGGACatttccaggcagaaggagggagagaagccctCCGGCGGCTTGCCTTTCTTCCACTGGATCTGCCAGCCCTACTTCCGGCCAGG GCCCAGGGAAGGGAGCAAGGAGAACGGGGGAGCCCGCAGCAAGcgggccctggaggaggaggagggcggcaCAGACGTGCTCTCCAAGAACAAGCAGAAGAAGCAGCTGAGGAACCCCCACAAGACCTTCGATCCCTCGCTGAAGC CAAAATATGCGAAGTGTGATCAGTGCGGAAACCCAAAG GGTAATAGGTGTGTGTTCAACCTGTGCCGGGGCTGCTGCAAGAAGCGAGCTTTCAGAGAGGCTGCCGACTGCCCAG GTCACGGATTGCTTTTTAAAACCAAACTGGAGAAGTCTCTAGCCTGGAAGGGGGCCCAGTCCCGGCTGCAGGAGCCTCAGCCGGCAGGATCTGGGGAGCCGGGTGGCTTTCCTGAGGTTGTGGGCAGTGCCCTGGCCTGA
- the DUS1L gene encoding tRNA-dihydrouridine(16/17) synthase [NAD(P)(+)]-like isoform X4, translating into MPKLQGFEFWSRTLGGARHVVAPMVDQSELAWRLLSRRHGAQLCYTPMLHAQVFVRDANYRKENLYCEVCPEDRPLIVQFCANDPEVFVQAALLAQDYCDAIDLNLGCPQMIAKRGVQARGQPWLRARRFSSESEGLLVGPRLPGSHGVRCPGAPPAGHYGAFLQEEWDLLQRMILLAHEKLSVPVTCKIRVFPEIDKTVKYAQMLEKAGCQLLTVHGRTKEQKGPLSGTASWEHIKAVRKAVAIPVFANGNIQCLRDVERCIQDTGVQGVMSAEGNLHNPALFEGRSPAVWELAEEYLDIVRQHPCPLSYVRAHLFKLWHHTLQVHQELREELAKVKTLEGVTAVNQELKLRCQEDISRQKEGEKPSGGLPFFHWICQPYFRPGPREGSKENGGARSKRALEEEEGGTDVLSKNKQKKQLRNPHKTFDPSLKPKYAKCDQCGNPKGNRCVFNLCRGCCKKRAFREAADCPGNLPLLNIEG; encoded by the exons ATGCCAAAGCTGCAGGGCTTCGAGTTCTGGAGCCGCACCTTGGGGGGCGCTCGCCACGTGGTGGCGCCCATGGTGGACCAGAGTGAGCTGGCTTGGAGGCTGCTGAGCCGCCGGCACGGGGCCCAGCTCTGCTACACCCCCATGCTGCACGCCCAGGTCTTCGTCCGCGATGCCAACTACCGGAAGGAGAACCTGTACTGCGAAGTGTGCCCCGAGGACCGGCCTCTCATTGtgcag TTCTGTGCCAATGACCCAGAGGTGTTCGTCCAGGCGGCTCTCCTGGCTCAGGATTACTGTGACGCCATCGACCTGAATTTGGGCTGCCCGCAGATGATAGCCAAGCGAG GTGTGCAGGCGAGAGGTCAGCCCTGGCTCCGGGCCCGGAGGTTTTCTTCAGAGTCCGAGGGATTGCTGGTTGGTCCAAGACTGCCGGGCAGCCATGGTGTGCGGTGCCCTGGAGCTCCTCCCGCAG GTCACTATGGTGCCTTCCTGCAGGAGGAGTGGGACCTGCTCCAGAGAATGA TTCTGCTGGCTCATGAGAAACTCTCTGTCCCCGTCACATGCAAGATCCGTGTCTTCCCAGAGATTGACAAGACCGTGAAGTATGCCCAGATGCTGGAGAAGGCTGGCTGCCAG CTGCTGACTGTGCACGGGCGCACCAAGGAGCAGAAGGGGCCCTTGTCGGGCACTGCGTCCTGGGAGCACATCAAGGCCGTGCG GAAGGCAGTAGCCATCCCCGTGTTTGCCAACGGGAACATCCAGTGCCTACGGGATGTGGAGCGTTGCATCCAGGACACAGGGGTTCAGGGGGTCATGAGTGCAG AGGGCAACCTGCACAACCCTGCCCTGTTTGAGGGCCGCAGCCCTGCCGTGTGGGAGCTGGCCGAGGAGTACCTAGACATCGTGCGgcagcacccctgccccctgtcCTACGTCCGGGCCCACCTCTTCAAGCTGTGGCACCACAC GCTGCAGGTGCACCAGGAGCTTCGAGAGGAGCTGGCCAAAGTGAAGACCCTGGAGGGTGTCACGGCCGTGAACCAGGAGCTGAAGCTGCGGTGTCAG GAGGACatttccaggcagaaggagggagagaagccctCCGGCGGCTTGCCTTTCTTCCACTGGATCTGCCAGCCCTACTTCCGGCCAGG GCCCAGGGAAGGGAGCAAGGAGAACGGGGGAGCCCGCAGCAAGcgggccctggaggaggaggagggcggcaCAGACGTGCTCTCCAAGAACAAGCAGAAGAAGCAGCTGAGGAACCCCCACAAGACCTTCGATCCCTCGCTGAAGC CAAAATATGCGAAGTGTGATCAGTGCGGAAACCCAAAG GGTAATAGGTGTGTGTTCAACCTGTGCCGGGGCTGCTGCAAGAAGCGAGCTTTCAGAGAGGCTGCCGACTGCCCAG GGAACCTCCCGCTACTCAACATAGAAGGATGA
- the DUS1L gene encoding tRNA-dihydrouridine(16/17) synthase [NAD(P)(+)]-like isoform X3: MPKLQGFEFWSRTLGGARHVVAPMVDQSELAWRLLSRRHGAQLCYTPMLHAQVFVRDANYRKENLYCEVCPEDRPLIVQFCANDPEVFVQAALLAQDYCDAIDLNLGCPQMIAKRGHYGAFLQEEWDLLQRMILLAHEKLSVPVTCKIRVFPEIDKTVKYAQMLEKAGCQLLTVHGRTKEQKGPLSGTASWEHIKAVRKAVAIPVFANGNIQCLRDVERCIQDTGVQGVMSAEGNLHNPALFEGRSPAVWELAEEYLDIVRQHPCPLSYVRAHLFKLWHHTLQVHQELREELAKVKTLEGVTAVNQELKLRCQEDISRQKEGEKPSGGLPFFHWICQPYFRPGPREGSKENGGARSKRALEEEEGGTDVLSKNKQKKQLRNPHKTFDPSLKPKYAKCDQCGNPKVCVQPVPGLLQEASFQRGCRLPREPPATQHRRMSWSSPWPPLGARKCCTREQAPRLDLSPPRNVYSKVNNKSFQRRAI, translated from the exons ATGCCAAAGCTGCAGGGCTTCGAGTTCTGGAGCCGCACCTTGGGGGGCGCTCGCCACGTGGTGGCGCCCATGGTGGACCAGAGTGAGCTGGCTTGGAGGCTGCTGAGCCGCCGGCACGGGGCCCAGCTCTGCTACACCCCCATGCTGCACGCCCAGGTCTTCGTCCGCGATGCCAACTACCGGAAGGAGAACCTGTACTGCGAAGTGTGCCCCGAGGACCGGCCTCTCATTGtgcag TTCTGTGCCAATGACCCAGAGGTGTTCGTCCAGGCGGCTCTCCTGGCTCAGGATTACTGTGACGCCATCGACCTGAATTTGGGCTGCCCGCAGATGATAGCCAAGCGAG GTCACTATGGTGCCTTCCTGCAGGAGGAGTGGGACCTGCTCCAGAGAATGA TTCTGCTGGCTCATGAGAAACTCTCTGTCCCCGTCACATGCAAGATCCGTGTCTTCCCAGAGATTGACAAGACCGTGAAGTATGCCCAGATGCTGGAGAAGGCTGGCTGCCAG CTGCTGACTGTGCACGGGCGCACCAAGGAGCAGAAGGGGCCCTTGTCGGGCACTGCGTCCTGGGAGCACATCAAGGCCGTGCG GAAGGCAGTAGCCATCCCCGTGTTTGCCAACGGGAACATCCAGTGCCTACGGGATGTGGAGCGTTGCATCCAGGACACAGGGGTTCAGGGGGTCATGAGTGCAG AGGGCAACCTGCACAACCCTGCCCTGTTTGAGGGCCGCAGCCCTGCCGTGTGGGAGCTGGCCGAGGAGTACCTAGACATCGTGCGgcagcacccctgccccctgtcCTACGTCCGGGCCCACCTCTTCAAGCTGTGGCACCACAC GCTGCAGGTGCACCAGGAGCTTCGAGAGGAGCTGGCCAAAGTGAAGACCCTGGAGGGTGTCACGGCCGTGAACCAGGAGCTGAAGCTGCGGTGTCAG GAGGACatttccaggcagaaggagggagagaagccctCCGGCGGCTTGCCTTTCTTCCACTGGATCTGCCAGCCCTACTTCCGGCCAGG GCCCAGGGAAGGGAGCAAGGAGAACGGGGGAGCCCGCAGCAAGcgggccctggaggaggaggagggcggcaCAGACGTGCTCTCCAAGAACAAGCAGAAGAAGCAGCTGAGGAACCCCCACAAGACCTTCGATCCCTCGCTGAAGC CAAAATATGCGAAGTGTGATCAGTGCGGAAACCCAAAG GTGTGTGTTCAACCTGTGCCGGGGCTGCTGCAAGAAGCGAGCTTTCAGAGAGGCTGCCGACTGCCCAG GGAACCTCCCGCTACTCAACATAGAAGGATGAGCTGGTCTTCCCCTTGGCCTCCGCTGGGAGCCCGGAAATGCTGCACCAGGGAGCAGGCTCCCAGGCTGGACCTGTCCCCTCCTCGCAACGTGTATTCAAAAGTGaacaataaatcttttcaaagacGTGCGATCTGA
- the DUS1L gene encoding tRNA-dihydrouridine(16/17) synthase [NAD(P)(+)]-like isoform X2 gives MPKLQGFEFWSRTLGGARHVVAPMVDQSELAWRLLSRRHGAQLCYTPMLHAQVFVRDANYRKENLYCEVCPEDRPLIVQFCANDPEVFVQAALLAQDYCDAIDLNLGCPQMIAKRGVQARGQPWLRARRFSSESEGLLVGPRLPGSHGVRCPGAPPAGHYGAFLQEEWDLLQRMILLAHEKLSVPVTCKIRVFPEIDKTVKYAQMLEKAGCQLLTVHGRTKEQKGPLSGTASWEHIKAVRKAVAIPVFANGNIQCLRDVERCIQDTGVQGVMSAEGNLHNPALFEGRSPAVWELAEEYLDIVRQHPCPLSYVRAHLFKLWHHTLQVHQELREELAKVKTLEGVTAVNQELKLRCQEDISRQKEGEKPSGGLPFFHWICQPYFRPGPREGSKENGGARSKRALEEEEGGTDVLSKNKQKKQLRNPHKTFDPSLKPKYAKCDQCGNPKGNRCVFNLCRGCCKKRAFREAADCPGHGLLFKTKLEKSLAWKGAQSRLQEPQPAGSGEPGGFPEVVGSALA, from the exons ATGCCAAAGCTGCAGGGCTTCGAGTTCTGGAGCCGCACCTTGGGGGGCGCTCGCCACGTGGTGGCGCCCATGGTGGACCAGAGTGAGCTGGCTTGGAGGCTGCTGAGCCGCCGGCACGGGGCCCAGCTCTGCTACACCCCCATGCTGCACGCCCAGGTCTTCGTCCGCGATGCCAACTACCGGAAGGAGAACCTGTACTGCGAAGTGTGCCCCGAGGACCGGCCTCTCATTGtgcag TTCTGTGCCAATGACCCAGAGGTGTTCGTCCAGGCGGCTCTCCTGGCTCAGGATTACTGTGACGCCATCGACCTGAATTTGGGCTGCCCGCAGATGATAGCCAAGCGAG GTGTGCAGGCGAGAGGTCAGCCCTGGCTCCGGGCCCGGAGGTTTTCTTCAGAGTCCGAGGGATTGCTGGTTGGTCCAAGACTGCCGGGCAGCCATGGTGTGCGGTGCCCTGGAGCTCCTCCCGCAG GTCACTATGGTGCCTTCCTGCAGGAGGAGTGGGACCTGCTCCAGAGAATGA TTCTGCTGGCTCATGAGAAACTCTCTGTCCCCGTCACATGCAAGATCCGTGTCTTCCCAGAGATTGACAAGACCGTGAAGTATGCCCAGATGCTGGAGAAGGCTGGCTGCCAG CTGCTGACTGTGCACGGGCGCACCAAGGAGCAGAAGGGGCCCTTGTCGGGCACTGCGTCCTGGGAGCACATCAAGGCCGTGCG GAAGGCAGTAGCCATCCCCGTGTTTGCCAACGGGAACATCCAGTGCCTACGGGATGTGGAGCGTTGCATCCAGGACACAGGGGTTCAGGGGGTCATGAGTGCAG AGGGCAACCTGCACAACCCTGCCCTGTTTGAGGGCCGCAGCCCTGCCGTGTGGGAGCTGGCCGAGGAGTACCTAGACATCGTGCGgcagcacccctgccccctgtcCTACGTCCGGGCCCACCTCTTCAAGCTGTGGCACCACAC GCTGCAGGTGCACCAGGAGCTTCGAGAGGAGCTGGCCAAAGTGAAGACCCTGGAGGGTGTCACGGCCGTGAACCAGGAGCTGAAGCTGCGGTGTCAG GAGGACatttccaggcagaaggagggagagaagccctCCGGCGGCTTGCCTTTCTTCCACTGGATCTGCCAGCCCTACTTCCGGCCAGG GCCCAGGGAAGGGAGCAAGGAGAACGGGGGAGCCCGCAGCAAGcgggccctggaggaggaggagggcggcaCAGACGTGCTCTCCAAGAACAAGCAGAAGAAGCAGCTGAGGAACCCCCACAAGACCTTCGATCCCTCGCTGAAGC CAAAATATGCGAAGTGTGATCAGTGCGGAAACCCAAAG GGTAATAGGTGTGTGTTCAACCTGTGCCGGGGCTGCTGCAAGAAGCGAGCTTTCAGAGAGGCTGCCGACTGCCCAG GTCACGGATTGCTTTTTAAAACCAAACTGGAGAAGTCTCTAGCCTGGAAGGGGGCCCAGTCCCGGCTGCAGGAGCCTCAGCCGGCAGGATCTGGGGAGCCGGGTGGCTTTCCTGAGGTTGTGGGCAGTGCCCTGGCCTGA